GTAACTTAGTAATTACAATCATAAGAGGAAAAAAATTGTTAGAAAAGGGCGGATGAAAAAATGGTACGAGATACTGCAGTTCTTCTAGATGAGAAGAGGGTTTTCGAGCCAAAAGATGAGATTCGAAAAAGAGCCCATGTAAAAAATTGGGAAGAAGAGCTTGAAAAAGGCAAAAACCTGGAAAAATACTGGGCAGAAAAAGCTGAGCAGTTTGAATGGTTCCGGAAATGGGATAAAGTCTTAGATGATGAGAACAAACCATTTTACAAGTGGTTTACTGGAGGTAAAATCAACCTGGCCTACAATGCCGTGGACCGGTGGATCGAAACTGAAAAACGTAATCAGGTTGCAATTCTCTACATAAACGAACGTGGACAGGAGAAAAAAATTACCTTCTACGAGCTCTACATTCAAGTGAACAAACTGGCCAATGCCCTTAAAAATTTGGGAGTGAACAAAGGTGACACAGTGTCCATGTACCTCCCCATGTGTCCTGAGCTTCTTATTGCCATGTTGGCCTGTAACAAGATTGGAGCAGTGCACAGTGTGGTCTATTCTGGACTGAGTGTTGGTGCATTTGTGGAGCGTATGAATGATGCCAATGTCAAAGTACTCTTCACCGCCGATGGAACCTACCGTCGAGGTAAAGTTATTGATCTAAAATCAATTGCAGATGAAGCAATTCTGCAATGCCCTACCATTGAAACCATAGTGGTGGTTAACCACACCGGAACCCCCATTGAAATATCAGAATTATCCGGAAGGGAACTATTCTATGAAAGACTGGTAGATGGTGAACCCTCCCACTGCGAGCCAGAATGGATGGATGCCGAGGATCCCCTCTTCATACTCTACACTTCCGGAAGCACAGGAAAACCCAAAGGAGTACTGCACACCACTGCCGGCTACATGGTGGGAGTGGCCACTACCCTCCGCAACATATTCGACATTCATGAAAACGACCTCTGGTGGTGTACTGGGGATATTGGATGGATCACAGGACACAGCTACGTTATCTACGGACCATTACTACTGGGAACTACCACTGTGGTTTACGAAGGAGCACCAGACTACCCAGACCCGGGAGTATGGTGGAAGATCGTGGAAAAATATGGAGTCACCAAGTTCTACACTGCACCAACTGCCATCCGCCATTTAATGAGATTCGGAACCCGTTACACCAACTTGTACAACCTGGATTCCCTGCGTATTCTGGGAACAGTGGGAGAACCCATAAACCCGGAAGCATGGATGTGGTACTACAAAAATGTGGGTAAAGAAAACTGTCCCATAATGGACACCTGGTGGCAGACAGAAACTGGAATGCACCTCATATCCCCATTACCAGTTGCCACCCTGAAACCCGGGTCAGCCACACGTCCCTTCCCGGGAATTGATGCAGATGTGGTTGATGAAGAAGGAAACCCGGTACCCATGGGCAAAGGAGGGTACCTGGTTATCAAAAAACCCTGGCCTGCCATGTTCCGCACATTATACAAGGATGAGGATCGATTCATGGATGTTTACTGGAAGGAGTACCCAGGATGCATTTACAAGGCAGGGGATATGGTCCGTAAAGATGAAGATGGATACTTCTGGATACAGGGACGTAGTGATGATGTTCTCAAGATCGCCGGACACCGTATAGGTTCAGCAGAAGTAGAATCAGCCTTTGTAGGACACCCAGCAGTAGCTGAAGCAGCGGTCATTGGAAAATCCGACCCCATTAAAGGGGAAGTCATCAAGGCCTTCATCATCCTCCGTGAAGGATATGAACTCAAGACCCAACTCATTGAAGAACTAAAAAAGCATGTCCGTTATGAACTGGGACCAGTGGCTGTCCTGGGTGAGATCGTGCAGGTGGATAAACTTCCCAAAACCAGGAGTGGTAAGATAATGCGCCGGATACTCCGTGCCCAGGAAATGGGTGAGGATCTGGGAGATACATCCACTTTGGAAGAATGAGACATTTTCACCATGAAAGAATGAGACATTTACCCATTGGAAAAATAATCTTCCGATGATTCCTTTAACAGATGGTTCTTTAGAGAATGTCTGTGAATATTGAGATTTTAGGAGGGTATAATGGAGAGGGTAAAATGGATGATAAAATCAGTGATCTCAATTAGAAAATTGATTAGGATTTAAAAAATCTACTCAGCATTAAATAAAAAAAAGGAGATGATGAATCAAATAAATTAACCCCTTTAGGGTGTGATAATATGGAAGAAAACAAAAAAACTGTCTTGATAGAGGATTTAACTGCCAATCCGGCACCTCTTGGACTACTTGGATTTGGTTTAACCACAGTCCTGTTGAACATACATAATGCGGGGTTTTTCCCTATTAACAGTATGATACTGGCCATGGGGATAGCCTACGGTGGAATTGCACAGATAATGGCCTGTGCAATGGAGTACAAGAAAGGAAACACCTTTGGAACAGTAGCTTTCGGTTCATACGGCCTTTTCTGGTGGAGTTTTGTACTTCTGTTGATTCTTCCCAAGATGGGTCTGGCTGCAGCACCGGATAAACTGGCACTGGCATCATACCTTTTCATGTGGGGATTATTTACCCTGGTGATGTTCATTGGGACCCTTAAACTCAGCCGTGGGTTGCAGGTAGTATTTCTATCACTGGCAGTCTTATTCTTCCTACTGGCACTGGGAGATATAACTGGTAACACAACCATAACCATAATTGCAGGTTATGAGGGAATATTCACCGGTTTCAGTGCAATATACGTTGGATTGGCACAGGTCTTGAATGAAACCTATGGAAGGAACGTATTACCCACCTAAAAAAAGTCAAATTTATTTAAATAGCTAACCGCCTCCAGCTATTTGAATATACAAAAACTTCCCTGGGTGTTATTCTCAAGGGAAGTCTTTTTTTTAATTTTATTTTTAATTTTATTATTGTTGTAACATGGTATAACTCCAATAATTCGAATTTGTTATGTTAATATAACAGAATTGGGTATATACTTTTGATATTATATTCAGTAACTTTAAAATGAATATAGGATGAAAGTATCATTGAACAATTTGGGAAAAAATAAAAAAAAACTAAAAATCTATTTTAAATCCAAAATCCACTTCACTGGCAGGTTGTCCTCCACGAATACCCCAATTTTCCATAGGGGGTTCCAGTAGTATGATCAAAATATCATTACCATCAATACCAGGATTTTCACCCAAGTTTTGGATAATATTCTGGTAAAGTTCTTTTTTAGCCTCAAATGAACGTCCAGGAAACATTGTAATCTGGATTATGGTCACAGCACGAGTACGATCAGGTGGACACTCAAAATCTTCCTTATCCAGTTCATAAATCCGTTGAAACCGGTCACTATCTGGAATGCCCAGTGCATCCACCAGTGCCTGGTGCACTCCATCTAATATTGCTTTTTTATATTCAGGAGAATATCCTTTACGAATTTCGATTTTAACTAACGGCATGTTATCATCCATTACTTCCTATATTAAGGTTCATCGCAATGATTTATATAATTATGATTGCCTGAATTATTTGGATATCCTGATTTGAAATAAATCCTGATTTTTAAAAACGAATAATTCAAAAAAAAGGGGAATTAATTAACTGGATTGGATTAGTATACTACTAGCAAAGACACAATGAATATCGAAGATTACCACACCTATAATTCTTCGAGTACCTTGAATAAAACGCATATCAATTAACCTAACATCATGATTTCATGAAGGAAGATTCCAGTAAGTGATGGGAAAGATTAACTCCATAATTCTCTGATCTATACTTTAACGACCTGATACCTGCCTATAGCGAAGTCAATAAAAATTATGAAATTAACGAAAGCAATTTTTGCAAGATGATTGATATTATTACCACTTTTTTCACTAATTTAAGTATTTTAGGTTTTTCATAGCGTTAGAAGAGGAGTTGCAGCATCTAACAACAAGGCCCCCTCACAATCAAGTATCTGATTGACTCCAAAAATAATTGGAGAGTGAAATATTTCTACTTCATCTTTTTTTATCAGACCTGTTCTATTGAATCATCCTCTTGTAAAAAACCGATGTTTATATGTTCCGGTGGCATATGGTAACTTCCCATGAAAGAATAGATTCTAGCGTAAATATAAATTAACATATCAAAAGGTATTTTACCTAAGGAGCTGTTAGCGTAATTAGGTGCTTTTCCATTTGATTCAATGAAATTTTTAATATTTTGAGCCATGGAGCGATATTCAGATTCTAATATTTGGCCTGAGACCATGTGATCTAACGGGGAGGAAGCAGGATTTACATCTCTTATTTCTACACTACCATTGCTACCTAATAATGCTGTTGCCATGTATAAGAATTGAGGCATGGTTACATTTTGATCTACAATGTTATGGTCCACTTCTAAAGTATCGTAACACAGGCAATTTACATAGTTGGGTAATCTTCCCTCTGACTTCATGAATCCAGTAACTCGATCGCCTGCTTCTTCCATATGTGCAATTACAATATACATTTTTTAACCCCCAGTAAAAATTGAATACTAATATTATGATATTTCTTAAGTATTAAATTTACATATCATCAAGACAAGATGATAAACTTAAACCGATACAACGCAATGCAGAGAAAAATTAAAATTAAGTTAGAAAATCCTGAAATTATAAGATAGAGTTAATAAGATTGTTAAGTATAGTTTTTCTGAAATTTTAATATAATCGAACTATGGCTAATATCAGGTATATGATTTTCCTTTTTATATAGTCTTTTTCAACAATTAAATCCAATTCTCCATGAAGTTTACGCTATAAAAAAAAGTTAATTATTGATTTATAATGTGTTTACCCAGTCTTTTAGCCAGGGCCAGGATGGTTAGAACCGGTGGTGCACCTGGTGCTCTGGGGAAAACACTTGCATCTCCCACGTAAAGACCTTCAATTTTTGTTTCCAGATTTTTGTCTACAACTTCTCCCACTGCAGCAGTTCCACCAGGATGAGCACCCCTGGCTGGAGTAGAAACAAGAGTATCCGGGTTAACACCTGCCTCAATGAGGATGGCTCCAGCAGTAGCACATCCTTCTGCTAAGAGTCCCACATCATTGGCTGTGCTCTGTTTAAAAACACCACTTTCATCCACTCTACCAGATGATTCATCCGGTATCTTAACCATCATTCCCAATATGTCTTTCTCCGGGATGCCAAGTTTATCAAACCGGGAGGTCAGTAAACTGGAATAATGAGGCGCCAGTAGAAATCCATCCTTTTTTAAGAGACTGTTCATGGACACCTCTTTATAAAAATTAATCCCGGGCAGTACACCACCAACAGTTACAAAGGTATCCACAAAAAGATGCTCGCCTGCTATTAAACCTGCGGATCTGAGTAACAGTGGGGTTTGGGTGGCACCGGAACATAATATAACTGTGTCCGCATTATATTCAGTTTTAAGTCCATTTTCAGGGTTCAATGCCTCCAGACCTTTAACCCGTCCATCAATAGTTGTAACCCTGGTTACAGTAGTGTTTTCCACAATTTGAACGCCATGTTTCAGAGCTTCATCCAGATAATCAAGGGAGCTCCATTTAGCATCCCGTGGACATCCTAAAACGCACTTACCGCAGGGGATGCATTTTGAGGGGTTGATGAATTTGGGCATTTTCTCCATGGGCAAACCAAGTGAAGAAGCAGCTTCCATGATTTTTAGTGTACCTTCTCCAAAATGAGTGTCAGGTAGTGTTTCTACCTTTAATTCACTTTCAACTTCCATAAATTCAGGGCTAAGATCTATTCCCATTTCTTTAAACTCTTTCTGGCAGGTTCGGACTGCGTTACCTGCAGTTACCAGTGTGCTACCTCCAAGACAGGAAGTTTTAAGAAGTTCCACTCCAATATCCAGGTTATCATAGCACTGGAAAGCCATATCAGTTGTAACCTGTTTTCCCTTTTCAATCAGTGTAACTGATATTCCATTTATGGCAAGTTCTCGGGCAACAGTTGCCCCACCAGCTCCGGATCCAACTACAATCACGTTTTTCATTTTATCAACTGCAAAGAATAAATAACGACTCTATTTTAAGTTATGGGGTGTATTTTTAAAAGTATGGGGTGTATTTTTAAGTTAAATAATAATGTTAAATATTCTAGTTTATTACAATTTAAAATGCTTAAACTGTATTAAAGTTGATTATATTTATTTTAAGGGTATAAACGATGTGATTAATGAAAATAATTATCATTTGCGATAAAGAGTTCGTCTCTGGGCTTTTTTTGGTTTTCTTTTAATAATTCTTTTGGGTCTTTCACTGATTTTAGGATTTTTAGGTTTGTTCTGAGATTTAAAAAGTTTATCTGCGAAATATCCTCCAATAGCTCCCATTAACCCATAGATTACCAGAGTTACAATCAGTCCCATGATCAGGGTGAATATTCCATCAATTGCATAACCCACTCCAATCACCACTGCATTGGGAAGTTGATAGGGTAAAGTCGGCGGAGTAAACAGGCAGACAATGAAATAAAGGAGACCTAGTAAACCAGATGCCACTGCCCCTACTTTATAAGTAGCATCTTCATCAGGGGTAAGGATAACTGCCACAAAGCCCACTATAACCAGTGCAAATATGCTTCCGAAATTAAAAAAGGCCATAATTAGGCCCAGTATTATGCTGGTTAAAATGGCTATTTCCATACTAAATTTTGGCATGTTATTTTCCTCTTATGAGTATAATCTGTAGTTATTATTGACTTTAAACTTTACTCATCTGTATCTTCAATTTAAACAGTTAATCTATCTATAATAGAGTTTATAAATATATCAGAGTTTATAAGGATTTTCATTAGAGTTTCCAATGATTTTGAGTACAATGGAATTCAAAGTAGAAGTGATGTTTAAATTATTCGGAATGATATGCATAAGATAAAAGTTAATAGAATAAAAAAACAGAATTAACTTACAATGAGTGATGGTCCTATGAAAATAACCCGTAGTGTTGAAGATTACCTGGAAGCCATGTATTCACTGGAACAGGAACAGGGAACTATTAGGGTGAAAGATGTGGCAGAAACCCTGGGAGTAAAACCCCCAAGTGTGGTTGAAGCTGTGAAAAAGCTTTCCAAAATGAACATGGTTTCTAATGAGCGTTACGGTACAATTAAGTTAAAGGATGAGGGGGTTAAGATTGCTGAGGAGGTAATCTGCCGTCATCAACTTCTTAAGGATTTCCTGATAATGATGGGTGTGGATAGTGAGATAGCTGAGAATGATGCCTGTTCCATGGAACATGTGATGGATGTCTCCACTATTAGTAAATTACGAAAATTCGTTGAATTCAATGGTATTTTTCCCAATGCTTATCAATACATGGAAAAATTCAGAGAATACGCAGAAAAAGGAACCATAACTACTAACGATGAATTGTAATCACTAATTTCAATCAAATCTTCACAAATCTATTCAATCTTATAATATTTTATAATCCCAATCTTTCAATATCATAAAATCCCAATATCATAAAATCTAAGCATATTGTAGATCTCAATATGGTTTTATCATAAAGAAGGGGGTATTTTAGATATGAGCATTTTCAATGGTAGTTTCAACCCTGATGTGGATAAACTGGAAAGTGAAGGGGACATCAATGGACTTATTAAAACATTGCAAAAGGGCAATAATAAAAATCGTGCCACGGCAGCCAGGGCACTGGGAAGATTTAAGAATGAAAAAGTAGCTAAAGCCCTTATTGAGGCTTTGGATTCTGATGATAGTGATGTTCGGTGGAATGCTGCCAGCTCTCTGGGTAAAATAGGCAGTAGTGATGCCACACCTTTCCTCCTGAAAATGCTTCGTGATGAAAAATGGTATGTGCGTCTGCAGACAGCAGAGGCACTTGGGGATATAGGTGATGAGAGAGCATTATTACCCCTTTTAGAATCACTTAAAGATGAGAAAATACGCAACAACGTTGCTATTGCTCTGGGACATTTAGGAGATTCCAGGGCAGTTGATCATTTGATTGATGGACTTAAGGATGATGATTTTAGTTTTCGCAGTGCATCTGAAGAAGCACTGGGCATGATTGGTGATGAAAAAGCAGTTCCTATTCTTATAGAGGCCTTGAAAGATGATAATGTGAGTGTCCGCAGACATGCTGCCGGAGCACTGGGTAAAATTGGGGATGAGCGAGCAATAAAGCCACTCTTAGATGCTGTGGAGGATGATAAATGGTACGTCCGCTTACAGGTAGAAGAAGCAATACAGGAACTAAATGCTCGTTTGAAGGAAAATGAAAAGTTATCCTGACACACATAGTTTAGGACTAATTTCGGGATTATAATAATTCTTTTTATTTAAATTC
This sequence is a window from Methanobacterium sp. Maddingley MBC34. Protein-coding genes within it:
- a CDS encoding acetate--CoA ligase (PFAM: Domain of unknown function (DUF3448); AMP-binding enzyme~TIGRFAM: acetate--CoA ligase) produces the protein MVRDTAVLLDEKRVFEPKDEIRKRAHVKNWEEELEKGKNLEKYWAEKAEQFEWFRKWDKVLDDENKPFYKWFTGGKINLAYNAVDRWIETEKRNQVAILYINERGQEKKITFYELYIQVNKLANALKNLGVNKGDTVSMYLPMCPELLIAMLACNKIGAVHSVVYSGLSVGAFVERMNDANVKVLFTADGTYRRGKVIDLKSIADEAILQCPTIETIVVVNHTGTPIEISELSGRELFYERLVDGEPSHCEPEWMDAEDPLFILYTSGSTGKPKGVLHTTAGYMVGVATTLRNIFDIHENDLWWCTGDIGWITGHSYVIYGPLLLGTTTVVYEGAPDYPDPGVWWKIVEKYGVTKFYTAPTAIRHLMRFGTRYTNLYNLDSLRILGTVGEPINPEAWMWYYKNVGKENCPIMDTWWQTETGMHLISPLPVATLKPGSATRPFPGIDADVVDEEGNPVPMGKGGYLVIKKPWPAMFRTLYKDEDRFMDVYWKEYPGCIYKAGDMVRKDEDGYFWIQGRSDDVLKIAGHRIGSAEVESAFVGHPAVAEAAVIGKSDPIKGEVIKAFIILREGYELKTQLIEELKKHVRYELGPVAVLGEIVQVDKLPKTRSGKIMRRILRAQEMGEDLGDTSTLEE
- a CDS encoding putative membrane protein (PFAM: GPR1/FUN34/yaaH family), whose product is MEENKKTVLIEDLTANPAPLGLLGFGLTTVLLNIHNAGFFPINSMILAMGIAYGGIAQIMACAMEYKKGNTFGTVAFGSYGLFWWSFVLLLILPKMGLAAAPDKLALASYLFMWGLFTLVMFIGTLKLSRGLQVVFLSLAVLFFLLALGDITGNTTITIIAGYEGIFTGFSAIYVGLAQVLNETYGRNVLPT
- a CDS encoding putative protein, 4-oxalocrotonate tautomerase (PFAM: Tautomerase enzyme), whose amino-acid sequence is MDDNMPLVKIEIRKGYSPEYKKAILDGVHQALVDALGIPDSDRFQRIYELDKEDFECPPDRTRAVTIIQITMFPGRSFEAKKELYQNIIQNLGENPGIDGNDILIILLEPPMENWGIRGGQPASEVDFGFKIDF
- a CDS encoding Pseudomurein-binding repeat containing protein (PFAM: Pseudomurein-binding repeat) translates to MYIVIAHMEEAGDRVTGFMKSEGRLPNYVNCLCYDTLEVDHNIVDQNVTMPQFLYMATALLGSNGSVEIRDVNPASSPLDHMVSGQILESEYRSMAQNIKNFIESNGKAPNYANSSLGKIPFDMLIYIYARIYSFMGSYHMPPEHINIGFLQEDDSIEQV
- a CDS encoding choline dehydrogenase-like flavoprotein (PFAM: GMC oxidoreductase), translating into MKNVIVVGSGAGGATVARELAINGISVTLIEKGKQVTTDMAFQCYDNLDIGVELLKTSCLGGSTLVTAGNAVRTCQKEFKEMGIDLSPEFMEVESELKVETLPDTHFGEGTLKIMEAASSLGLPMEKMPKFINPSKCIPCGKCVLGCPRDAKWSSLDYLDEALKHGVQIVENTTVTRVTTIDGRVKGLEALNPENGLKTEYNADTVILCSGATQTPLLLRSAGLIAGEHLFVDTFVTVGGVLPGINFYKEVSMNSLLKKDGFLLAPHYSSLLTSRFDKLGIPEKDILGMMVKIPDESSGRVDESGVFKQSTANDVGLLAEGCATAGAILIEAGVNPDTLVSTPARGAHPGGTAAVGEVVDKNLETKIEGLYVGDASVFPRAPGAPPVLTILALAKRLGKHIINQ
- a CDS encoding Mn-dependent transcriptional regulator (PFAM: Iron dependent repressor, metal binding and dimerisation domain; Iron dependent repressor, N-terminal DNA binding domain), which codes for MKITRSVEDYLEAMYSLEQEQGTIRVKDVAETLGVKPPSVVEAVKKLSKMNMVSNERYGTIKLKDEGVKIAEEVICRHQLLKDFLIMMGVDSEIAENDACSMEHVMDVSTISKLRKFVEFNGIFPNAYQYMEKFREYAEKGTITTNDEL
- a CDS encoding HEAT-like repeat protein (PFAM: PBS lyase HEAT-like repeat; HEAT repeat) yields the protein MSIFNGSFNPDVDKLESEGDINGLIKTLQKGNNKNRATAARALGRFKNEKVAKALIEALDSDDSDVRWNAASSLGKIGSSDATPFLLKMLRDEKWYVRLQTAEALGDIGDERALLPLLESLKDEKIRNNVAIALGHLGDSRAVDHLIDGLKDDDFSFRSASEEALGMIGDEKAVPILIEALKDDNVSVRRHAAGALGKIGDERAIKPLLDAVEDDKWYVRLQVEEAIQELNARLKENEKLS